The following coding sequences lie in one Fusobacterium russii ATCC 25533 genomic window:
- the glpK gene encoding glycerol kinase GlpK, with protein MKYIVALDQGTTSSRAIIFDENQTIVGVAQKEFTQIYPKEGWVEHDPMEIWASQSGVLSEVIARTGISQHDIIGIGITNQRETTIVWEKSTGKPVYNAIVWQCRRTAKICDDLKKIDGFSDYIRDNTGLLLDAYFSGTKIKWILDNVEGVREKAEKGELLFGTVDTWLIWKLTNGKVHATDYTNASRTMLYNIKELKWDEKILETLGIPKSMLPEVKDSSYTYGYANLGGKGGHRVPIAGVAGDQQAALFGQACFEEGESKNTYGTGCFMLMNTGKKFVKSNNGLITTIAIGLKGEIQYALEGSIFVGGASVQWLRDELKLVESSKDTEYFARQVKDNGGVYVVPAFVGLGAPYWDMYARGAILGLTRGANKNHIIRATLESIAYQTKDVLDAMQEDSGIKLSGLKVDGGAAANNFLMEFQADILGTDVRRPVVLETTALGAAYLAGLEVGFWETKNDIKKKWILDKAFSPNMSEEVRREKYAGWKKAVKRSMKWEMEE; from the coding sequence ATGAAATATATTGTGGCATTAGATCAAGGAACAACTAGTTCAAGAGCTATTATTTTTGATGAAAATCAAACTATTGTAGGAGTTGCTCAAAAGGAATTTACTCAAATTTATCCCAAAGAAGGTTGGGTCGAACACGATCCGATGGAAATATGGGCAAGTCAAAGTGGAGTTTTAAGTGAAGTTATAGCAAGAACAGGAATTTCTCAACATGATATTATAGGTATAGGAATAACAAATCAAAGAGAAACAACAATAGTATGGGAAAAAAGTACAGGAAAACCTGTATATAATGCAATAGTGTGGCAATGTAGAAGAACAGCAAAGATATGTGATGATTTAAAAAAAATAGATGGTTTCAGTGATTATATAAGAGATAATACAGGACTTTTACTGGATGCTTATTTTTCTGGAACTAAAATAAAATGGATTTTAGATAATGTTGAAGGTGTAAGGGAAAAAGCGGAAAAAGGAGAATTATTATTTGGAACTGTTGATACTTGGTTAATTTGGAAATTAACTAATGGAAAAGTTCATGCAACAGATTATACTAATGCTTCGAGAACTATGCTTTATAATATAAAAGAACTAAAATGGGATGAAAAAATTTTAGAAACTTTAGGAATTCCTAAATCAATGTTACCTGAAGTAAAAGATTCAAGTTACACTTATGGTTATGCTAATCTTGGAGGAAAAGGCGGTCATAGAGTACCCATAGCTGGAGTAGCTGGGGATCAGCAGGCAGCACTATTTGGTCAAGCATGTTTTGAAGAAGGAGAATCTAAAAATACTTATGGAACAGGATGTTTCATGCTTATGAATACTGGAAAAAAATTTGTTAAAAGCAATAATGGACTGATTACTACTATAGCAATAGGATTAAAAGGTGAAATTCAATATGCACTCGAAGGTAGTATTTTTGTTGGCGGAGCAAGTGTACAGTGGCTAAGGGATGAATTAAAACTAGTTGAAAGCTCAAAGGATACTGAATATTTTGCAAGACAAGTTAAAGATAATGGAGGGGTTTATGTAGTACCAGCTTTTGTTGGATTAGGGGCTCCTTATTGGGATATGTATGCTAGAGGAGCTATCTTAGGTTTAACTCGTGGAGCAAATAAAAATCATATTATAAGGGCAACTTTAGAATCAATAGCTTATCAAACAAAAGATGTTTTGGATGCAATGCAGGAAGATTCAGGTATAAAATTATCAGGACTTAAAGTGGATGGAGGAGCAGCTGCTAATAATTTCTTAATGGAATTTCAAGCGGATATATTGGGAACTGATGTTAGAAGACCAGTTGTTCTTGAAACTACAGCTTTAGGAGCAGCTTATCTTGCAGGATTGGAAGTAGGATTTTGGGAAACTAAAAATGATATTAAGAAGAAATGGATATTGGATAAGGCATTTTCACCTAATATGTCTGAAGAAGTTAGAAGAGAAAAATATGCTGGTTGGAAAAAAGCTGTTAAAAGAAGTATGAAATGGGAAATGGAAGAATAA
- the pepF gene encoding oligoendopeptidase F yields MKDRSLIDEKYKWNLDDIYKSWNEWQKDFEKLNNLIEEIPKFKGQIKNNAEKFVELHKLIEKTSRVIDKLYLYPYMLKDLDSTDEVASIKMQEIEMVFAKFSVEMAWLDPEILEIPQDTMKEWIEKYPELKIREFPLMELYRLKNHLLDEGKEKLLSYYSQFMGSSSDIYAELSISDIKWNKIKLSTGEEVEVTNGVYSKILSTNRNQEDRKKAFEALYNSYNNSKNTFAAIYRAIVQRNVATTRARNYTSSLDKALENKNVPREVFLSLIESTIENSEPLRRYIELRKKALKLKEYHYYDNSINIVDYNKKFEYDVAKEIVLNSVKPLGNDYYEKMKKAVSEGWLDVFETPNKRSGAYSLNIYDVHPYMLLNYQETMDDVFTLAHELGHTMHSILSSENQPYPIADYTIFVAEVASTFNERLLLDYMLENSNDPLEKIALLEQALSNVVGTFFIQTLFASYEYEAHKLVEEDKAITADILSDLMENLFTKYFGNTVFIDELQKIIWSRIPHFYNSPFYVYQYSTSFAASAKLYSDLKNPQTSEEAKERYLNLLKSGGNNHPMEQLKLAGVDLSQKESFDAVAKEFNRLIDILEEELKKVGVI; encoded by the coding sequence ATGAAAGATAGAAGTTTAATAGACGAAAAATACAAATGGAATTTAGATGATATTTATAAATCATGGAATGAATGGCAGAAGGATTTTGAAAAATTAAATAATCTTATAGAAGAAATTCCCAAGTTTAAGGGACAAATAAAAAATAATGCTGAAAAATTTGTAGAATTACATAAATTGATTGAAAAAACTTCAAGAGTAATAGATAAGTTATATTTATATCCATATATGCTGAAAGATTTAGATTCAACAGATGAAGTTGCCTCTATAAAAATGCAAGAAATAGAAATGGTTTTTGCAAAATTTTCTGTGGAAATGGCTTGGTTGGATCCTGAAATTTTAGAAATACCACAAGATACTATGAAAGAATGGATAGAAAAATATCCAGAACTTAAAATTAGAGAATTTCCATTGATGGAATTATATAGATTAAAGAACCATTTACTTGATGAAGGCAAAGAAAAATTACTTTCTTATTATTCGCAATTTATGGGTTCATCATCAGATATTTATGCTGAACTTTCAATTTCCGATATTAAGTGGAATAAAATAAAGCTTTCAACTGGTGAAGAAGTAGAGGTTACAAATGGAGTTTACTCAAAAATTCTATCTACAAATAGAAATCAAGAGGATAGAAAAAAGGCTTTTGAAGCTTTGTACAATAGTTATAACAATTCCAAAAATACTTTTGCAGCTATATATAGGGCTATAGTTCAAAGAAATGTGGCGACAACTAGAGCAAGAAATTATACTTCATCTTTAGATAAAGCATTGGAAAATAAAAATGTTCCAAGGGAAGTATTTTTATCTTTAATAGAGTCCACAATAGAAAATTCAGAACCTCTTAGAAGATACATAGAGCTTAGAAAAAAAGCCCTGAAATTGAAAGAATATCATTATTACGATAACAGTATAAATATAGTTGATTATAATAAAAAATTTGAATATGATGTAGCAAAGGAAATAGTTTTAAATTCAGTAAAACCGCTTGGAAACGATTATTATGAAAAAATGAAGAAGGCTGTAAGTGAAGGATGGCTGGATGTATTTGAAACTCCAAATAAGAGGAGTGGAGCATACTCATTAAATATTTATGATGTACATCCTTACATGCTTTTAAATTATCAAGAAACTATGGATGATGTATTTACTTTAGCACATGAATTAGGTCATACAATGCACAGTATTTTATCAAGTGAAAATCAACCTTACCCTATTGCTGATTATACAATATTTGTTGCAGAAGTGGCATCTACATTTAATGAAAGACTTTTACTTGACTATATGTTAGAAAACTCTAATGACCCATTAGAAAAAATAGCATTATTAGAACAAGCACTTAGCAATGTTGTAGGAACTTTTTTTATTCAAACTTTATTTGCTAGTTATGAATATGAAGCACATAAATTAGTGGAGGAAGATAAAGCTATTACAGCTGATATTTTATCAGATTTAATGGAAAACTTATTCACTAAATATTTTGGAAATACTGTATTCATAGATGAATTACAAAAAATAATATGGTCAAGAATACCACATTTTTATAATTCGCCATTTTATGTATATCAATATTCAACTTCATTTGCTGCCTCTGCAAAATTATACTCTGACTTAAAAAATCCACAGACATCAGAAGAAGCAAAAGAAAGATACTTAAACCTGTTAAAGTCAGGTGGAAATAATCATCCTATGGAGCAATTAAAATTAGCAGGTGTTGATTTATCACAAAAAGAAAGTTTTGATGCTGTTGCAAAAGAATTTAATCGTTTGATTGATATTTTGGAAGAGGAATTGAAAAAAGTAGGAGTAATATAA
- a CDS encoding endonuclease/exonuclease/phosphatase family protein: protein MKKLFLIVLFLIFSIFAFSEEAYIASFNVLRLGDSKEKDIERTAQIISAFDIVGLVEVINKSGVEELVDELNRQSKEKWTYHISKFGVGSSKHKEFFAYVYKKNKVKFIKTEGFYKDGKSTLLREPYGATFKINEFDFTLVLVHTIYGDGEAQRKAENYKMVDVYEYFQNRDRKEQDIIIAGDFNLYALDESFKPLLKHKDKITYAIDPSIKTTLSPKGRANSYDNMFLSTKFTEEFTGVSGAVDFTEGDYKTMREKVSDHIPVFIVVETSKDDD, encoded by the coding sequence ATGAAAAAATTATTTTTAATAGTATTGTTTTTAATTTTTTCTATATTTGCTTTTTCAGAAGAGGCATATATAGCAAGTTTTAATGTTTTAAGATTAGGTGATAGTAAAGAAAAGGATATAGAAAGAACAGCACAAATCATATCTGCATTTGATATAGTTGGCTTAGTTGAAGTAATAAATAAAAGTGGTGTAGAAGAGCTGGTTGATGAATTAAATAGACAATCAAAAGAAAAATGGACTTATCATATTTCAAAATTTGGAGTTGGTTCTAGCAAACATAAAGAATTTTTTGCCTATGTTTATAAAAAAAATAAGGTAAAATTTATAAAGACAGAAGGATTTTATAAAGATGGTAAAAGTACTCTTTTGAGAGAGCCTTATGGTGCGACTTTTAAAATCAATGAATTTGATTTTACTCTTGTCTTGGTCCATACTATCTATGGGGATGGAGAAGCACAAAGAAAAGCAGAAAACTATAAAATGGTGGATGTCTATGAATATTTTCAAAATAGAGATAGAAAAGAGCAGGATATAATAATTGCCGGAGATTTTAATCTGTATGCATTAGATGAATCTTTTAAACCTCTTCTAAAACATAAAGATAAAATAACCTATGCTATTGATCCATCAATAAAGACAACATTGAGTCCAAAAGGAAGAGCAAATTCTTATGATAATATGTTTCTAAGTACAAAATTTACAGAAGAATTTACAGGAGTCAGTGGTGCAGTTGACTTTACAGAGGGAGATTATAAAACAATGAGAGAGAAGGTATCTGATCATATTCCTGTTTTCATAGTTGTTGAAACATCAAAGGATGATGACTAA
- a CDS encoding thiamine diphosphokinase, producing the protein MKIAYLFLNGELLGKKEFYKNFILKNEGDIFCADGGANLTYMLNLKPLEIWGDLDSIDKEVHKYYKSEEIKIETFPAEKNKTDSELLLDYLSKKAYDRIYCIAGLGGRISHELTNLNLCFKYENLYFLTEDELLFAIDREYRFENLINRTTSFIVFSDEVKALNLKGFKYNLKNLNLKRGDSRCTSNIIIENGAEIFFEAGKILAVIEN; encoded by the coding sequence ATGAAGATAGCCTATCTCTTTTTAAATGGTGAATTATTGGGAAAAAAAGAATTCTATAAGAATTTTATATTAAAAAATGAAGGAGATATCTTTTGTGCAGATGGCGGAGCAAATTTAACTTATATGCTTAATTTAAAACCCTTAGAAATTTGGGGAGATTTAGATTCGATAGATAAAGAAGTTCATAAATATTATAAGAGCGAAGAAATTAAAATAGAAACTTTTCCTGCTGAGAAAAATAAGACTGACTCGGAGCTTCTGTTAGACTATTTAAGTAAAAAAGCTTATGATAGAATATATTGCATTGCTGGATTAGGAGGAAGAATATCCCATGAACTTACTAATTTGAATTTGTGTTTTAAATATGAGAATTTATATTTTTTAACAGAAGATGAACTTTTATTTGCAATTGATAGGGAATACAGATTTGAAAATTTAATAAATAGGACAACATCTTTTATTGTATTTTCAGATGAAGTTAAAGCTTTAAATTTAAAAGGTTTTAAGTATAATCTCAAAAATCTTAATCTCAAAAGAGGAGATAGTAGGTGCACAAGTAATATAATAATAGAAAATGGAGCTGAGATTTTTTTTGAGGCTGGGAAAATACTAGCAGTGATAGAAAACTAA
- a CDS encoding pyridoxamine 5'-phosphate oxidase family protein, translating to MAKLTDAMKEIITTQLGWIATVKEDGTPNIGPKRSCRIYDDQTLIFNENTGGEIMKNIKRGSKVAIGYANWEKLDGYRFTGTAELHTEGKYYDEAVEWAKGKMGVPKAAVIFHIEEIYTLKSGATAGTKITE from the coding sequence ATGGCTAAATTAACAGATGCTATGAAAGAAATAATTACTACTCAACTTGGTTGGATTGCAACAGTAAAGGAAGACGGAACGCCTAATATAGGACCAAAAAGATCTTGCCGTATTTATGATGATCAAACTTTAATTTTCAATGAAAATACTGGTGGAGAAATAATGAAAAATATTAAAAGAGGTTCTAAAGTTGCTATAGGTTATGCTAACTGGGAAAAATTAGATGGATATAGATTTACTGGAACTGCTGAACTTCATACAGAAGGAAAGTACTATGATGAAGCTGTTGAATGGGCAAAAGGTAAAATGGGAGTTCCTAAAGCTGCTGTAATTTTCCACATTGAGGAAATTTATACTTTAAAATCTGGTGCAACTGCTGGAACAAAAATTACTGAATAA
- a CDS encoding thioesterase family protein, with product MLEVGMKYEIKRPVSEKDTAAKAASGAVEVLATPVMIAWMEEASLHLVQKELEEGLTTVGTEVNIKHLKGSLVGTQMKVVSTLKEIDRKRLVFNVAVYEEEGNVLVGEGTHTRFIIDTAKFYEKLKK from the coding sequence ATGTTAGAAGTAGGAATGAAATATGAGATAAAAAGACCTGTATCTGAAAAAGATACTGCTGCAAAAGCTGCTTCTGGTGCAGTTGAAGTTTTGGCAACTCCTGTTATGATTGCTTGGATGGAAGAGGCATCCTTGCATTTAGTTCAAAAAGAATTAGAAGAAGGTTTGACAACTGTTGGAACAGAAGTAAATATAAAACATTTAAAGGGAAGTCTTGTAGGAACACAAATGAAGGTAGTTTCTACATTAAAAGAAATTGATAGAAAAAGATTGGTTTTTAATGTTGCTGTCTACGAAGAAGAAGGAAATGTATTAGTTGGTGAAGGAACACATACTAGATTTATTATTGACACAGCTAAATTCTATGAAAAATTGAAAAAATAA
- a CDS encoding HAD family hydrolase — translation MIAAFFDIDGTIYRNALLIEHFKKMIKYELFDDIHYKLEVEKAYHLWDTRKGDYDNYLLDLIELYKKALNGLSEKYNDFISDQVVSLKGNRVYAYTREMIKFHKENGHKIIFISGSPLFLVSRMAKKFEADEFCGSEYEIDKKTKKFSGRIVKPMWDSVHKKEAIDKFIKLYNIDMDKSFAYGDTNGDFSMLSSVGNPRAINPSRELLKKIKASEELKKKIEIIVERKDVIYKINPNVKTIEF, via the coding sequence ATGATTGCAGCCTTTTTTGATATAGATGGAACTATCTACAGAAATGCTCTTCTGATAGAACATTTTAAAAAAATGATAAAATATGAATTGTTTGATGATATACATTATAAATTAGAGGTTGAAAAAGCCTACCATCTTTGGGACACTAGAAAAGGTGATTACGATAACTATCTTTTAGATTTAATTGAATTATACAAAAAGGCTCTCAATGGACTTTCTGAAAAATATAATGACTTCATATCTGATCAGGTAGTTTCATTGAAAGGAAATAGAGTCTATGCTTATACTAGAGAAATGATTAAGTTCCATAAAGAAAATGGCCACAAAATTATATTTATCTCAGGAAGTCCACTGTTTTTAGTATCCAGAATGGCAAAAAAATTTGAGGCAGATGAATTCTGTGGTTCTGAATATGAAATTGATAAAAAAACTAAAAAATTTTCTGGTAGAATAGTTAAGCCTATGTGGGACTCCGTCCATAAAAAAGAAGCTATAGATAAATTTATAAAACTTTACAATATTGACATGGATAAAAGTTTTGCATATGGAGATACAAATGGAGATTTTTCTATGCTTTCTTCAGTCGGAAACCCCAGAGCTATAAATCCGAGCAGAGAACTGTTGAAAAAAATTAAAGCTTCAGAAGAGTTAAAAAAGAAAATTGAAATTATAGTTGAGCGTAAAGATGTAATTTATAAAATTAATCCGAATGTTAAAACTATAGAATTTTAA
- a CDS encoding MIP/aquaporin family protein yields MEAMSMYLGEFVGTALLLWLGNGVNMTCSLKHSYGKGVGWVAVCFGWGFSVMMAVYAVGWISGAHLNPAVTVGLAVGGALSWTLVPGYIIAQMAGAIVGATLAYITYKVQMDEEPDAATKLGVFSTGPSINAPLWNMIQEAMATAILLIGILAVGVAGVGAAYAPIVIGLLITLIGFAAGGGTGFAINPARDLGPRIAHAILPIKGKGDSNWAYAWIPVVGPIIGGIIGVVLFNAFISAVS; encoded by the coding sequence ATGGAAGCAATGAGCATGTATTTAGGAGAATTTGTAGGAACAGCTTTATTACTTTGGCTAGGGAATGGTGTTAATATGACTTGTAGTCTGAAACATAGCTATGGTAAAGGAGTAGGCTGGGTGGCAGTTTGTTTTGGTTGGGGATTTTCAGTTATGATGGCTGTTTATGCAGTAGGATGGATAAGTGGAGCACATTTGAATCCAGCTGTAACTGTTGGTCTTGCAGTAGGTGGAGCATTATCTTGGACTTTAGTACCCGGATATATAATAGCACAGATGGCGGGAGCTATAGTCGGAGCAACACTGGCATACATAACTTATAAAGTGCAAATGGATGAAGAACCTGATGCAGCAACAAAATTAGGTGTATTCTCAACAGGACCTTCAATAAATGCTCCATTATGGAATATGATACAAGAAGCTATGGCTACTGCAATATTACTTATAGGAATCTTAGCTGTTGGAGTAGCAGGAGTAGGTGCAGCTTATGCCCCAATAGTAATAGGTTTACTAATTACATTAATAGGCTTCGCAGCTGGAGGGGGAACAGGATTTGCTATTAATCCGGCAAGAGATTTAGGACCTAGAATAGCTCATGCAATACTACCTATAAAAGGAAAAGGAGATTCAAACTGGGCTTATGCTTGGATACCTGTAGTTGGACCTATTATAGGTGGAATAATAGGAGTTGTTTTATTCAATGCGTTTATTAGTGCTGTATCATAA
- the era gene encoding GTPase Era, with protein MKAGFIAVVGRPNVGKSTLINKMVAEKVAIVSDKAGTTRDNIKGILNIKDNQYIFIDTPGIHKPKHLLGEHMTNIAVKILKDVDVILFLIDASKEISTGDLFVMERIKESSKKPRILLVNKVDLISDTELENKKIEIEEKLGKFDNIIFASGMYSFGLDKLLKALEPYLEEGVKYYPDDMYTDMSTYRIITEIIREKILIRTRDEIPHSIAIEIINVKREEGRKDTFDVNIYVERDSQKGIIIGQKGKMLKEIGTEARKEIENLLGTKIYLNLWVKVADNWRKKKPFLKELGYSD; from the coding sequence ATGAAAGCAGGTTTTATAGCTGTTGTTGGAAGACCAAATGTTGGGAAATCTACATTGATAAATAAAATGGTTGCAGAGAAAGTTGCAATAGTATCAGATAAGGCAGGGACAACAAGAGATAATATAAAGGGTATTTTGAATATAAAAGATAATCAATATATTTTTATTGATACACCGGGTATACATAAGCCCAAACATCTATTGGGTGAACATATGACAAATATTGCAGTAAAAATTTTAAAAGATGTGGATGTTATCTTATTTTTAATAGATGCCTCGAAAGAAATTTCTACTGGAGATTTATTTGTAATGGAAAGAATAAAGGAAAGCTCTAAAAAACCTAGAATACTACTTGTAAATAAGGTTGATTTAATTTCTGATACTGAGCTTGAAAATAAAAAAATAGAGATAGAAGAAAAATTAGGGAAGTTTGATAATATAATTTTTGCTTCAGGTATGTATTCTTTTGGACTAGATAAACTTTTAAAAGCTCTTGAACCTTATTTAGAAGAAGGTGTAAAATATTATCCAGATGATATGTATACTGATATGTCAACCTATAGAATTATAACAGAGATTATTCGAGAAAAAATTTTAATAAGGACTCGTGATGAAATCCCGCATTCAATTGCTATAGAGATAATAAATGTAAAAAGAGAAGAAGGAAGAAAGGATACTTTTGATGTAAATATTTATGTTGAAAGAGATTCACAAAAGGGAATAATAATAGGTCAAAAAGGAAAAATGCTAAAAGAAATTGGAACTGAAGCAAGAAAAGAAATTGAAAATTTACTTGGGACAAAAATTTATTTAAATCTTTGGGTAAAAGTTGCTGATAATTGGAGAAAGAAAAAACCTTTCTTAAAAGAACTTGGGTATTCTGATTAA
- a CDS encoding Rrf2 family transcriptional regulator, with product MKIKNEVRYALQIIYYLTLNRNKEIISSNEISTEEKIPRLFCLRIIKKLEKAGIVKIYRGAKGGYCLARDPKRLTFRDIIEIIDDDIVLQPCIDSDTICSTRGADCNIRKSLQFIQEELLNDFDKINFYDLAKNKNIDL from the coding sequence ATGAAAATAAAAAATGAAGTTAGATATGCTTTACAGATAATATATTATCTTACATTAAATAGGAATAAAGAGATAATATCTTCTAATGAAATTTCTACAGAAGAAAAAATTCCTAGACTTTTTTGTCTTCGTATAATTAAAAAATTAGAAAAAGCTGGAATTGTAAAAATCTATAGAGGAGCCAAAGGTGGATACTGCTTAGCAAGAGATCCTAAAAGACTTACTTTTAGAGATATTATAGAAATTATTGATGATGATATTGTTCTTCAACCATGTATTGACAGTGATACAATTTGTTCAACAAGAGGTGCTGACTGTAATATCAGAAAATCTTTACAATTTATTCAAGAAGAATTATTAAATGATTTCGATAAAATTAATTTTTATGATTTGGCGAAAAATAAAAATATTGACTTATAA
- a CDS encoding site-specific integrase, with the protein MKEEIKEIEKFLEELNLKKNISSSTVIAYEKDLKDYIKYMQNKGVDIFKIEEEEYQEYFDILKTKLKLTSFRRKHSSISNFYKYLWKNKLVDKILDYNLDYNIEICDKESREKNFSDSSDKKVDYQTFISTLGDNLYEARIKLISILVAELNINLVNIFEIQIRDLLKYNFKKIVISRNNKIYDYDLNKNIEETLKNYYEKYAYEKRFLFSTYSSQAFCNDLKKYNLTLANLKMALVESEKDMYENIKKLYFEIGIGDK; encoded by the coding sequence ATGAAGGAAGAGATCAAAGAGATAGAAAAATTTTTAGAAGAACTGAACTTAAAAAAAAATATATCATCTTCAACCGTTATTGCCTATGAAAAAGATTTAAAAGACTATATTAAGTATATGCAGAACAAAGGAGTAGATATATTCAAAATTGAAGAAGAGGAATATCAGGAATATTTTGATATTTTAAAAACAAAACTTAAATTGACAAGTTTTAGGAGAAAGCATAGTTCAATAAGTAATTTTTATAAATATCTATGGAAGAATAAGCTTGTTGATAAAATTTTAGATTATAATTTAGATTATAATATTGAAATTTGTGATAAAGAATCGAGAGAAAAAAATTTTTCAGACAGTTCGGATAAAAAGGTAGATTACCAAACTTTCATATCAACATTGGGAGATAATTTATATGAAGCTCGTATTAAGCTTATATCTATTTTGGTTGCAGAATTAAACATAAATCTTGTAAATATTTTTGAGATTCAGATTAGAGATTTATTAAAATATAATTTTAAAAAAATTGTTATTTCAAGGAATAATAAGATTTATGATTATGATTTAAATAAAAATATTGAAGAAACTTTAAAAAATTATTATGAAAAATATGCTTATGAAAAAAGATTTCTTTTTAGCACCTATAGTAGCCAAGCTTTTTGTAATGATTTAAAAAAATATAATCTCACATTAGCAAACTTAAAAATGGCTTTAGTTGAGAGTGAAAAAGATATGTATGAGAATATAAAAAAACTATATTTTGAAATAGGAATAGGAGATAAGTAA
- a CDS encoding uracil-xanthine permease family protein codes for MEKLNFKMKIVLGIQHVLAMFGATVLVPFLTGLNPSIALIAAGLGTLIFHSVTKGIVPVFLGSSFAFIGATSLVLKSYGIAVLKGGIIAAGLVYITMAWVVLKFGVERVKSFFPPVVVGPIIMVIGLRLSPVALSMAGYSNGSFDRDSLIISSIVVLTMVFISILKKSFFRLVPILISVIVGYLLSIAMGHVEFTKVTEANWIGLSTDAVTSLMELPKFTFTGVVAIAPIALVVFIEHIGDITTNGAVVGKDFFKDPGVNRTLLGDGLATMAAGFIGGPANTTYGENTGVLAVTKVYDPSVLRLAALIAITLGFIGKFGVILQTIPTAVMGGISIILFGMIAAVGARTIIEAKLDFTNSRNLVIAALIFVLGIAIDNIAIYGAVSISGLAIAALVGIALHKILPEDI; via the coding sequence ATGGAAAAATTAAATTTTAAAATGAAAATTGTATTAGGGATTCAACATGTACTTGCAATGTTTGGAGCTACAGTATTAGTACCTTTTTTAACAGGACTTAATCCTTCAATAGCTCTTATAGCAGCAGGTTTAGGAACACTTATATTTCACAGTGTAACAAAGGGGATAGTGCCTGTATTTTTAGGTTCTTCTTTTGCCTTTATAGGAGCTACATCACTTGTATTAAAATCTTATGGAATTGCTGTACTAAAAGGTGGAATAATAGCTGCTGGCTTAGTGTATATTACAATGGCATGGGTAGTTTTAAAGTTTGGAGTTGAAAGAGTAAAATCTTTTTTTCCACCAGTTGTAGTGGGACCTATAATAATGGTAATAGGATTAAGGCTTAGTCCAGTGGCATTGAGCATGGCAGGATATTCAAATGGAAGTTTTGATAGGGATAGTCTTATAATTTCATCAATTGTTGTTCTTACAATGGTATTTATAAGCATTTTGAAAAAATCATTTTTTAGACTAGTTCCAATTTTAATTTCTGTTATAGTTGGTTATCTTCTTTCTATCGCTATGGGGCATGTAGAGTTTACAAAAGTGACAGAGGCAAACTGGATAGGTCTGTCAACAGATGCAGTTACCTCATTGATGGAGCTTCCAAAGTTCACTTTTACAGGAGTGGTAGCAATAGCACCAATAGCTTTAGTAGTTTTTATAGAACATATAGGAGATATAACAACTAATGGTGCTGTTGTAGGAAAGGATTTCTTTAAAGATCCTGGAGTAAACAGAACACTACTAGGAGATGGATTGGCAACAATGGCTGCTGGATTTATAGGAGGACCAGCTAATACAACTTATGGTGAAAATACAGGAGTTTTGGCAGTAACAAAAGTTTATGACCCATCTGTACTGAGATTAGCTGCTTTGATTGCAATAACTCTTGGTTTTATTGGTAAATTCGGAGTGATTTTACAAACAATACCTACAGCAGTTATGGGAGGAATTTCAATAATATTATTTGGAATGATAGCGGCAGTAGGAGCAAGAACAATAATTGAGGCTAAACTTGACTTTACAAATTCAAGAAATCTTGTAATAGCAGCACTGATATTTGTACTTGGAATTGCAATAGATAACATAGCTATTTATGGAGCAGTATCTATTTCAGGTCTTGCTATAGCAGCGTTGGTTGGTATTGCCTTACATAAAATTTTACCAGAAGACATATAA